Proteins encoded together in one Nitrospiraceae bacterium window:
- a CDS encoding winged helix-turn-helix domain-containing protein, with protein sequence MEIKSKLWIEVDGEPVFGRGRRFLLEAIKRYGSINRAAKDINISYRKAWGYIKAMEERLGIKLVETQAGGKNGGGAVLTKEARKFLKKYERLENGINEFVDRKFKDVYR encoded by the coding sequence ATGGAGATAAAGTCAAAGCTTTGGATAGAGGTTGACGGCGAGCCTGTTTTCGGAAGAGGAAGGAGATTTCTTCTTGAGGCAATAAAAAGATACGGCTCGATAAACAGGGCTGCAAAAGACATCAACATTTCATACAGAAAGGCGTGGGGCTACATAAAAGCCATGGAAGAAAGGCTTGGCATAAAACTCGTTGAAACACAGGCAGGCGGAAAAAACGGAGGCGGAGCAGTTCTTACAAAAGAAGCGAGAAAATTTCTTAAAAAATATGAGCGTCTTGAAAACGGGATAAACGAGTTTGTTGACAGAAAATTCAAAGATGTTTACAGATAA
- a CDS encoding FmdE family protein encodes MNHFDFEKLLEESVRVHGHLCPGQVLGVRMSIFGLKGIGIEEPKGRDRKNIIVFVEIDRCATDAIQSVTGCSLGHRTMKFADYGKMAATFINLKIGKALRVAAREDSREKAKTYFPDIEDKYKAQIEAYKVMSDSELFDSMEVKVEIKPEDMPGRPLKRVKCDICGEYVQDLRDLSKDGKTLCRPCSGKSYYVID; translated from the coding sequence ATGAACCATTTTGATTTTGAAAAGCTTTTAGAAGAATCTGTCAGAGTTCACGGTCATCTCTGCCCGGGACAGGTGCTTGGGGTCAGGATGTCCATATTCGGACTAAAGGGGATTGGGATTGAAGAACCAAAAGGCAGAGACCGTAAAAACATAATTGTTTTTGTGGAAATAGACAGGTGCGCTACTGATGCAATACAGTCTGTAACGGGATGCAGTCTTGGACACAGGACAATGAAATTTGCAGACTACGGAAAGATGGCAGCTACATTCATCAACCTAAAGATAGGGAAAGCTCTCAGGGTAGCGGCAAGAGAGGACTCAAGAGAAAAGGCAAAAACTTATTTTCCTGATATAGAAGATAAATATAAGGCTCAGATCGAGGCTTACAAAGTAATGTCTGACAGCGAGCTTTTTGATTCTATGGAAGTGAAAGTCGAGATAAAACCGGAGGACATGCCCGGCAGACCTTTAAAGAGAGTTAAGTGTGATATCTGCGGTGAATATGTTCAGGATCTTCGGGATTTGTCAAAAGACGGCAAAACGCTCTGCAGACCCTGCTCCGGGAAATCATATTATGTTATTGACTAA
- a CDS encoding transketolase: protein MKTSNTKDIEFLKKQANSVRIEILKMLAEAGSGHTGGSLSAADIATALYFYKMRHNPKDPLWKERDRFVLSKGHAAPLLYTVLALSGYFDPSLLKTLRKIGSPLQGHPCSKMLPGIEISTGSLGQGLSIANGIALGLKMDKLDSRVYCLLGDGETQEGQVWEAAMSASHYNLDNMCAIIDNNGLQIDGHCCDVMTIEPIIEKWQAFGWNVIDIDGHNMQAIVNALDAAETIKDKPTMIVARTVKGKGVSIFEGKAKYHGLAPTSDELAKALEELGQKESA from the coding sequence ATGAAAACTTCAAACACCAAAGACATTGAGTTTCTTAAAAAGCAGGCTAATTCTGTGCGAATCGAGATACTCAAGATGCTTGCGGAAGCAGGCTCAGGACATACCGGCGGCTCATTATCAGCCGCTGACATTGCAACAGCGCTTTATTTCTATAAGATGCGGCACAACCCAAAGGATCCTTTATGGAAAGAGAGAGACAGGTTTGTTCTCTCGAAAGGACATGCAGCGCCTCTTCTATATACTGTGCTTGCGCTTTCAGGCTACTTTGATCCTTCTCTTTTAAAAACTCTGCGCAAGATCGGAAGCCCTTTACAGGGACATCCTTGTTCAAAAATGCTTCCCGGAATAGAAATATCAACAGGCTCTCTTGGACAAGGACTCTCTATTGCAAACGGCATAGCTCTAGGCTTGAAGATGGATAAACTGGATTCAAGGGTCTATTGTCTTTTAGGCGACGGAGAAACGCAGGAGGGACAGGTCTGGGAAGCTGCCATGTCTGCTTCTCATTACAATCTTGATAATATGTGTGCGATAATCGATAATAATGGGCTTCAGATAGACGGACACTGCTGTGATGTAATGACAATAGAGCCGATTATAGAAAAATGGCAGGCATTCGGCTGGAATGTAATTGATATTGACGGACATAATATGCAGGCGATTGTCAATGCGCTCGATGCTGCAGAGACAATAAAGGACAAGCCGACAATGATAGTTGCAAGAACAGTAAAAGGCAAAGGCGTATCAATATTTGAAGGTAAGGCAAAGTATCACGGGCTCGCGCCGACATCCGATGAGCTTGCAAAGGCGCTGGAGGAGCTTGGGCAGAAGGAGAGCGCATGA
- a CDS encoding transketolase family protein: protein MKNTEAVKNEINRSEQHATRDAYGAALLALGKKRNDIVVLDADLSGSTKTASFAKAFPERFFNMGVSEQDLIGTAGGLSLTGKIPFASTFAIFETGRAWEQIRQTLCYSHLNVKLVATHSGITVAEDGASHQAIEDIALMRVLPNMTVIVPADSIETTKAIEAVTDFNGPVYVRLGRAKVPAVMPDAYKFEIGKAYTFHLGKDANIIATGIMVSPSLKAMEILKKQGIDAGVINVSTIKPLDTETILKAAKRSKLIVTVEEHSIIGGLGGAVCEFLSENHQIPVKRMGIRDTFGCSGSSDELMKLYGLTADDIVKTVKQGLE, encoded by the coding sequence ATGAAAAACACCGAGGCAGTTAAAAACGAGATTAACCGCTCTGAACAGCACGCAACCCGCGATGCATACGGAGCAGCTCTTCTCGCGCTTGGCAAGAAAAGAAATGATATTGTTGTTCTTGACGCTGATCTTTCCGGCTCAACAAAAACAGCTTCTTTTGCAAAAGCTTTTCCAGAGAGATTCTTTAACATGGGGGTTTCAGAACAGGATCTTATAGGCACAGCAGGAGGACTTTCTCTTACAGGGAAAATCCCGTTTGCCTCAACATTTGCGATCTTCGAGACAGGAAGGGCATGGGAACAGATAAGACAGACTCTCTGTTATTCGCATTTGAATGTAAAGCTGGTTGCAACACACAGCGGAATAACAGTTGCAGAAGACGGCGCCTCGCATCAGGCAATAGAGGACATTGCGCTCATGAGAGTTCTGCCGAACATGACTGTAATAGTTCCGGCAGACAGCATAGAGACAACAAAGGCTATTGAGGCAGTTACTGATTTTAACGGTCCTGTATATGTAAGGCTCGGCAGGGCAAAGGTCCCGGCAGTAATGCCTGATGCTTATAAATTTGAAATCGGAAAGGCATATACATTCCACTTAGGCAAGGATGCAAATATTATTGCAACAGGGATTATGGTTTCTCCTTCTTTGAAAGCTATGGAAATATTGAAGAAGCAAGGCATAGACGCAGGCGTTATAAATGTATCAACCATAAAACCGCTTGACACTGAGACAATTTTGAAAGCGGCGAAAAGATCAAAACTTATAGTAACGGTAGAGGAGCATTCCATTATCGGCGGGCTTGGCGGAGCAGTCTGCGAATTTTTATCGGAGAATCACCAAATCCCAGTAAAGAGAATGGGAATAAGAGATACATTCGGGTGTTCAGGAAGTTCTGATGAATTGATGAAGCTTTACGGACTCACTGCGGATGATATAGTAAAGACTGTCAAACAA